TGAGCGAAGCGGACATAGACGATGCATTCAAGCACTCCGAAGGTGTTCCCAGAGAAGCAATCAAGTTCATCATACCTCGGCTTGACTCGATTCTATTCGATATCGAGGAGGAGCCTGAACCACAGGCGGACTACGTCATTAAGCTCACAGCATCTGTGGTCATCAATGCCATTGTAGAAGCTTTGAAGTTAGCTGCCGAGGAGGTTGGAGGCCAAGTTCAGCTGCATATGGCTAAGGGTGGAACATCACGCGAGGCAACTGCAATTGTAAACGTCAATAAGGATGGTCAATCAAAGAAGATATGCATTGATGTGGCAAATGTTAAGGATTGGAATCGCAGTGGTGGAGTGGCTGGATACTATTCCGTCAAAAGAGTGAAGGAGATCATGGAGTCCGACGAAGCCGATTACGGTATAGTTGCGGTGCCAAAGGAGACTGGTGGAGCCAAATTTGAAGCCATGCGTGAAGAGCTTGGTGACACGTTGACGACGCTGAGGTTCACGGAGAAAACGGCAACCCAGCTGGTGGAATCCACAAAAGGAAGAGTACTTACTTCAGAGGAAGCCGATGCATTTGGCGAAATTGTGAAATCGGTATGAGCCTAATCTGTTTTGGGTGACTCAGTCTCTCCATTCGGACCCCCGTCACCGGTCTCTTCGTCTTCTTGGCAAACAAACTCGGGTACCACCAGAATCAGCAAGAAAATCACTGCAGTTGTGGCGATTCCAAGAGGTGTTCTGAGAAACAGGCTTAGATGACCTATAGCAGGAATCCGGAGAATCATGACGCCAACTACTTCATCATACGTTCTGTTTCCAGGGTCGATTATGGCGTTGTTATCACCTTGTGTAAAGTAATAGTACTTCCCATTCTCCACTTCAATCGAAACAACTCGGTGCACTATGGGAGCACTACCATGCCAATCGTCTTCGTAGACGATAATGTCCCCAACTGCAATATCCTCCGCCGGTCGACCTTGGAGAATCAACAGATCGCCGGGATAAAGCGTTGGCTCCATAGATTCGCTTGTGACTACCACAAGCGGCGTTGTCGTACCCATGGAAAACATGAATAACCCATATCCGCCAAAAGTCGCGATGACTACTATCCCCAGAAGAAAAAGTGTCTTCACCAGTTCTGAACGCTGGTCCCATTTGAGTGCTGTTCGTACCTTGTCCATGAATACAGCCTCTCTCAGGGCGGTACAAAACTGCTTCTAATAAAGGCTACTTCTTGCTACTGTTGAAAACTGCTTACCTTCCCCAGCGTTTGGTGGCTCTAGCAACAGTGCTGAGTGCCTTACCCTCGTGGGAAAGGCAGCTGTCCCATTCACAGGGCTCATACACTGCATCCTCCCCCTCTGTATGCTCTAGATGCTTCACAATTATCCTAAGTTTCTTCCTTTCAGATTCAGCTATCCTGGTTGAGCCTCTAGTTGTAGGTAAGGCGTCTGCGAGTATTTCCGATGTACTGATGAGGTGCCACATTTTATCACTTACCCGAGTCGCAGCAATGAGGATTGGTCCCACTTCGAAGTCTTCCTTGAATAGAACCGTTGCACCGATATCCACTTCGTCACCTACTTCTTCGCCGGATTCTTCAAGCTCCTCATGAAAATCAAATAGGGCCTTCTTAATAGCCTCCCGAAGTGCGTCCAATGATGCCTGAACTACTACTCCTCTCTCATTGACCGATTCATCTTTGCTACTCATCACGAACACCATATATCTCTCATATTTATTGAAAACCTAAATAATCCTCTCATCTGGCATTTTTTCTCCATTGATTACGGAGTGCTTCAGTTCCTCTGCACAGAAACCACAGGTCTCTTGCAACGGGGCTTGCTGTCATTTGTTTGCTGGACTATAATCAAGACACGGAGTAATCAGAATTGCTTGTCATACTCCTCATGAATGAATTCTCTTACCCGGCCCGGTATATGCACGGAAAGGTCGACTGTCAAATCAAGAAGGAGCTCACAGCCCCGCTCGTGGTCAATGGAAAGCATCTTCTTGAATTTATCAACTGCCCTATCATGCTCTCTGGTTTTGAGAAGAACTACTCCCAAAGAAAACCATGCTTCTGTAGATTCCGGATCATGTTCAATAGCTTTCTGGAACATTTCAGAGGCTTCTTCGTATTGTCCTAGTCGTTCCAACCCGACTCCAAGTAACGTCCATGCTGTGGGGTCGTGCGGATTCAGTTCAATTGCAGTTTTGAGCTTCTCTGTGGCTCGCTTATCTTCTTGGAGATTCAGCAATACCCAACCAAGATTACGCCGTGCTTCAGAATGATTTGGCTGCAATCTAATGGCTTCTTCTAGTTTCTCAACAGAGTCATGGTAATGACCCAAGTGGGCATACGCTGTGCCAAGAGCATTCCAGGCATCAGCGAAATCTGATTTCAAACTAATAGCTTTTTCAAAATTATTTGCTGCGCCTTCATGATTCCCGAGATGGGCAAGAGCTAAGCCTAGCGCGTAACGCGCATCGGAAAAGCCAGGTTCAATGTCTAATGCTCTTCTATAGACATCTGCAGCCCCTTGATGGTCACCTGACAGCGCAAGCAAGGTGCCCATTCGGTAGAAGACGCCAGCATTATCTGTACGTGAAGATGCGGAAACGTCGTCGGTATCTCGTTCTTGGTTTTCAGACACAGTACATGCTCCAAGATTACTGATGGAAATCTGTTAATCTTGCTTTTGGTGTGGTATTGCTAAACAATACAAAGAAAATGAAAAAGATAGACGGGTTGCGACCGTCCACTCCGAACTACTATCTGTTCCCTTAGACTGCTGATTATAGGAAAAATTCCACTGCACCAGAGTCAAAGCTGTAGTATGCGCCGACAAATTTCATTTTGTCTTCTTCTGCGAGTCCTCGAAGTAATGGGCTTTTTTCCTTAATATCTTCGATAACCCGCTCAACATTTTTTCGCACGGCTTTGTCAACTAACTCATCAAAGGGCAAGTCATCGTCTAACGACTCTATTACCGGCTGGATATTGTCGGGCTTATGCTATGGGCTAGAATAGCTGACAATGAATTCGATCTACTTGGACATGCTATTTGAAATGGTGGTTCGTGTGTGGAGGGGGATTTAACATTCAATCAATCGTCCTTGCCGCGATTCAGTAGCAGGCATAATACTAAAACTCAGCTGAATTCATTGTTGCATCAGCTCCCTTTTTGCTCTGAAAATATCTAGTTGGATAGGATCATACATCCGATATCTAGGTGCATTTTCATTGACTCTTCCTTTGTGAAACAATAATATACCTATATTCCTTTCTCAATTGTAGAGAGGCTCACGAGATGGAAGTCACAACTGTTGTATCCGAGGGTTTGGCTGCTCTTTCTTATTTTGTTGAATCAGCTGGCGAAGCTATGGTCGTCGACCCGCGAAGAGACGCACAGATTTACGAAGAAATGGCACTAGAGAGGAACGTCGAGATTAAATACGTACTAGAGAGCCATCGTAACGAGGACCTAGTCTTAGGCTCATTAGAACTCCAGAATCTGGTTCCGTCTCTTGAGATTATTCACAGTAAACACGGAGCTCCCTTCAAGTATGGAGAGCATAATGTTGGAGACGGCGAGAAGTTTGAGGTTGGAGACTTAGAAATCGAATGCCTCTATACGCCTGGCCACACGAATGATAGCATCTGCTATGCTGTAACGGATACATCGACTGGCGATGATCCGGTTGCTGTTTTCACGGGTGATACCCTCTTCGTAAATGACGTTGGAAGAACAGACTTGGTTGACATTAAGAAGCACGAGGAGCAATCACGAAAGATGTATCACAGTCTACATGACAAAGTGCTTGAGCTCCCTGATTCTACTATCGTATATCCGGCGCATGGAGCAGGTTCTGTTTGTGGTGCCGATATGGCTGCTCGCCCAGTTACAACAATCGGATACGAACGGAAGAATAACCCTTGGCTGAACAAAGACGAGGAGGAATTCGTGGAAGGCAGGCTAAATTCGAACCTGATGATACCTGACTATTTCACCCGCTGTGAGGTGTACAATCTTGAAGGTCCACCCCTGTTGTCTGAGGTCCAACGTCCACGATTTCTTGGGATGGGGGCATTTGAGGAACTGATGCACCGGGACGACCACGATGTTCTTGATACTCGCACACCAAGCTCCTTTGTTAGCAAACACATTTCGGATTCGATCTTCATGGGGTTGCAAATGATGGGGATTTTCTTGGGTTGGGTAGCAGATTACGAAGATGAGCATCTACTCGTAGTTGAAGATTCCTCACAATTGGAGACTGCATGGAACTACATGGTTCGGCTCGGATATGATGGCTTCGCTGGTGCCCTTGGTGGCGGACTGATGGCTTGGGAACATACTGGAAGACCAGTCGATAGCCTCGGTCACCCCAGTGCTCCAGAGCTGAAACAATGGATTGACGCTAAGGGACTACAGATTGTTGATGTCCGAGAAGAGCATGAGGTCCATGGGAACCTCCTTCCTGGTTCCAAGCTCGCTCCTCTTACAGAGATTCGTGATCACATTGGGGATTTAGACCAAGACAAGAAAACCGTTTCAGTTTGTCCCTCTGGTTTCAGAAGTACAATAGGTGCAAGCATTCTCAAGAGGGCAGGTTTCGAGGATGTCGCCGTTCCTCTTGGTGGAACACACGCTTGGAAAAACAATGGCTATGAACTTGCTTAGTCCATGATGATTGAGGAATAGCTATGGTATTTTGGCGTAGGCCCACAGGAAGATCTGATGTTATTGCAGATAGAGGAATTGTTGCGTCATCGCAGCCACTTGCTACGCAGGCTGGCTTGAAGATGCTGCAACAAGGAGGCAATGCAGTGGATGCAGCTGTAGCTACAGCAGCAACCCTTGACGTAGTTGAACCTTTCTCAACCGGGTGCGGTGGAGATGCTTTTGCTTTACTGCATTTACCAGGACAGTCAAAACCCCTAGCATTCAACGGGTCAGGACAAGCAGGCTCTCTTGTCACTCTCAATGAGCTTCGAGAACGAGGATGGGACCAGATACCTGTAAGAGGAGGTGCACCTGTTACAGTTCCAGGCGCGATGCATCTATGGCACTTCCTAACATCCAACTACGGCGCTCTAGATTTTGAGACGGTTATGAGTCCGGCGATTTACTATGCGGAAAATGGTTTTCCAGTATCACCCATTATCGCAGAAGTTTGGGATCTTTTGTTTTCAGCTCTCAGAAATGAAGCTGCTGAAAACATTTTCACCATAGATGGTAGAGCCCCAAAACCGGGCGATAAAATGAGCAATCCTCGGCTGGCCCGCACTTTCAGAGAAGTTGCTGAGAACGGAATCTCTTCCTTCTATTCCGGTGCAATCGCTGAAAGCATAGTTGCAACAGTACAGGAGCATGGTGGCTTCTTGAAAGCGGAAGACCTAGCAGGACATGAGACTGAACAGACCTCACCAATTTCTGTATCCTACCGGGGCGTTGATATTTTCGAGCATGCGCCAAATGGACAAGGCTTTGCAGCTCTTGAAATGCTGAATATGATGGAGGAGTTCGAATTCTCGGAGCTTAGTCATCTTTCTGCTGGCAGATATCACATCATGATTGAAGCAAAGAAGTTGGCTTACGCAGACCTGTATCAGCACAATGCGGATCCCGACTTCTATGAGGTACCCTTGGAGCGATTACTCTCCAAGGACTACGGTCTTGACCGTTCAAAAAGCATCGATTTGGACTCTGCGATGGATGTGCCGGATTCGGGTATTGATTTGGGGTCGGACACAATATATTTGGCAACTGCTGACCAAGAGGGACGAGCGGTATCTTTCATCAACAGCTTGTATATGGGATTTGGTAGTGGTCTTGTGGTGCCAGAGTGGGGCATCAAACTGCAGAATAGAGGCAGGCTGTTTTCCCTTAACCCTGGGCACCCAAATAGCTATGAACCTGGGAAACGACCGTTTCATACAATTATCCCCGGAGCAGCCTACACAGACGATGAGTTACTTGGAGTGTTTGGAATCATGGGCGGACCACATCAGGCACAAGCCCATGCTCAATTTGTGAGCAATGTCTTGGATTATGAAATGTCACCCCAAGAGGCATTAGACCATCCTAGATTCCATCACAACCAGGATTCCAACACTGTGGCTCTTGAAAACGGCATTCCTCCGCGAGCTCAAGGAGAACTAAAAAAACGAGGGCACGAAATAGCGCACGAGACAATGGCTGGCTTTGGAGGCGGACAAGCCATTTTCCGCTTGAAGGATGCTTGGATTGCAGGTTCTGATTTCAGAAAAGACGGACAAGCTGCTGGATTCTAGCAGTCTTCAGGATTACTCTACATACGTGTAGGGCTTGATAATGTGCTATCTCTTATGCATAGTACCGTTGAATAGCTTTGTATAGAAGGATTGTTACAAGAACCCCTAGACCTAGATATATTGGATACATGATGAATGGGTCTGGTGGTGGTCCGCCTTTTGAGTATTCCCAGTGCTGAACCTCAAAGCCCACGTAATCATAATCGAAACCAGAGATATTGAATTCCCACGCTCCTGTGACTATGGCTTCCTCATCGGTTGTAGTAAGATTCTGGGAAGGCGAGAAATGGTGACTGAGGAATCCGGCTTGGTCGTCGACAGCCATTGTAACTGTCTCGTGCGTATCACCGCTCCATGTTCTTGCAGTTCCAACATAGTAATGATAATAGAATACCGTTGCACTACTTGTAATGATAGTATTGGTGGTCACACAGATTTGAGTCGGAGTACTCTCTTCAAGAGTTGCATTAAACACAAGACACTCGATTCCCTCAGCCCAAGACCATTCGGTTGTATTGAGCTTGTATGAGGCGTTGATTTGATGCCATCCCATGCGTACAAAATCTATCTCTGTTTCATTTACCTCTACAGCTGCATCAGAGGACATCACATTGGTATAGCTCCCCATTAGTGAAGAGGGTAAGGCGAATGCCATCGAGATATTTTGGGGGGTTTGAGGAACAACCAGAAAAGACGCAGTCAAGTTGATATCATATTGCACTTGTTTGTCAGCGATTTTTTTTGATTGAATATCAGCTATAACATCCGCTTCAGGCATGGAGGCATTTGTAAGGAGGGGATATGGCAATCCTAATGCGATATGTGAAGCTATTACCAGATCTGCAGAAGCTCGCTGGTTGGGCAGGAGATTAGTCATAGATAGCAAGCACAGAAAGATTACGATTCTCGAAAGATGCCCTTCCCCCACTCGATGCACCACACGCGATTTTAGAGATAGATTTCGACAAATAAATTCTTTGCGTAAGATGACTTT
This window of the Candidatus Thorarchaeota archaeon genome carries:
- a CDS encoding signal peptidase I; protein product: MDKVRTALKWDQRSELVKTLFLLGIVVIATFGGYGLFMFSMGTTTPLVVVTSESMEPTLYPGDLLILQGRPAEDIAVGDIIVYEDDWHGSAPIVHRVVSIEVENGKYYYFTQGDNNAIIDPGNRTYDEVVGVMILRIPAIGHLSLFLRTPLGIATTAVIFLLILVVPEFVCQEDEETGDGGPNGETESPKTD
- a CDS encoding tetratricopeptide repeat protein, which translates into the protein MSENQERDTDDVSASSRTDNAGVFYRMGTLLALSGDHQGAADVYRRALDIEPGFSDARYALGLALAHLGNHEGAANNFEKAISLKSDFADAWNALGTAYAHLGHYHDSVEKLEEAIRLQPNHSEARRNLGWVLLNLQEDKRATEKLKTAIELNPHDPTAWTLLGVGLERLGQYEEASEMFQKAIEHDPESTEAWFSLGVVLLKTREHDRAVDKFKKMLSIDHERGCELLLDLTVDLSVHIPGRVREFIHEEYDKQF
- a CDS encoding MBL fold metallo-hydrolase, with the protein product MEVTTVVSEGLAALSYFVESAGEAMVVDPRRDAQIYEEMALERNVEIKYVLESHRNEDLVLGSLELQNLVPSLEIIHSKHGAPFKYGEHNVGDGEKFEVGDLEIECLYTPGHTNDSICYAVTDTSTGDDPVAVFTGDTLFVNDVGRTDLVDIKKHEEQSRKMYHSLHDKVLELPDSTIVYPAHGAGSVCGADMAARPVTTIGYERKNNPWLNKDEEEFVEGRLNSNLMIPDYFTRCEVYNLEGPPLLSEVQRPRFLGMGAFEELMHRDDHDVLDTRTPSSFVSKHISDSIFMGLQMMGIFLGWVADYEDEHLLVVEDSSQLETAWNYMVRLGYDGFAGALGGGLMAWEHTGRPVDSLGHPSAPELKQWIDAKGLQIVDVREEHEVHGNLLPGSKLAPLTEIRDHIGDLDQDKKTVSVCPSGFRSTIGASILKRAGFEDVAVPLGGTHAWKNNGYELA
- the ggt gene encoding gamma-glutamyltransferase; the encoded protein is MVFWRRPTGRSDVIADRGIVASSQPLATQAGLKMLQQGGNAVDAAVATAATLDVVEPFSTGCGGDAFALLHLPGQSKPLAFNGSGQAGSLVTLNELRERGWDQIPVRGGAPVTVPGAMHLWHFLTSNYGALDFETVMSPAIYYAENGFPVSPIIAEVWDLLFSALRNEAAENIFTIDGRAPKPGDKMSNPRLARTFREVAENGISSFYSGAIAESIVATVQEHGGFLKAEDLAGHETEQTSPISVSYRGVDIFEHAPNGQGFAALEMLNMMEEFEFSELSHLSAGRYHIMIEAKKLAYADLYQHNADPDFYEVPLERLLSKDYGLDRSKSIDLDSAMDVPDSGIDLGSDTIYLATADQEGRAVSFINSLYMGFGSGLVVPEWGIKLQNRGRLFSLNPGHPNSYEPGKRPFHTIIPGAAYTDDELLGVFGIMGGPHQAQAHAQFVSNVLDYEMSPQEALDHPRFHHNQDSNTVALENGIPPRAQGELKKRGHEIAHETMAGFGGGQAIFRLKDAWIAGSDFRKDGQAAGF